A window of Raphanus sativus cultivar WK10039 unplaced genomic scaffold, ASM80110v3 Scaffold0809, whole genome shotgun sequence contains these coding sequences:
- the LOC108831558 gene encoding uncharacterized protein LOC108831558 produces the protein MKKFLEGLLQASFTTFEKKISKQFSDIVDKFEKVVTDRLTKIETKVTQLTTASGRTEQFETDVTGRLVKIQSEVTQMRTSLLITELAGKSDQPSGPNKIKIDTISTTSKKDTAPSKKKNLSQDTFVEDLDTSKPTIEDSLDWLELPPSLKIGPSILDEELARRVMSVSTWLQNYEIDALMYIFRERTTLRRCKVDRVAFMTCVFSDLIANDYKNFNQGIKQYNMNPLLLEYGKGELPSHGRTHKLWNVDVDRMYVPVWVNGNYWIALCISFVTRNIQVFDCSGKKRIKEVEAFTHLIPRIVKAVQSLTVQKHLTVSPYTVSYVPMSGLNR, from the exons ATGAAAAAGTTTTTGGAGGGTCTACTACAAGCTTCTTTTACTACTTTTGAGAAGAAAATCAGTAAGCAGTTCTCGGATATAGTTGACAAGTTTGAGAAAGTGGTAACCGACAGACTGACGAAAATTGAAACTAAGGTTACACAGCTCACGACAGCTTCGGGTAGAACAGAGCAGTTTGAGACAGATGTAACTGGCAGATTGGTGAAGATTCAGAGTGAAGTTACACAGATGAGGACATCTTTACTGATTACTGAATTGGCGGGGAAGAGTGATCAACCAAGCGGTCCTAACAAGATAAAAATCGACACTATATCTACCACGAGCAAAAAAGACACAGCTCCATCCAAGAAAAAG AATCTTTCACAAGACACATTTGTTGAAGACTTGGATACATCTAAGCCTACAATCGAAGATTCATTGGATTGGTTGGAACTTCCACCATCATTGAAG ATTGGTCCTTCAATATTAGACGAAGAATTAGCCAGACGTGTTATGTCTGTAAGCACATGGCTTCAAAACTAT GAAATCGATGCTTTAATGTACATATTCCGGGAACGAACAACACTGCGACGATGTAAAGTGGATCGTGTTGCTTTCATGACATGCGTTTTCAGCGACCTCATAGCTAATGATTACAAGAATTTCAATCAGGGTATTAAGCAGTACAATATGAATCCTTTATTACTCGAATACGGTAAAGGTGAACTGCCTTCTCATGGAAGAACACATAAGTTGTGGAATGTCGACGTAGATAGAATGTACGTACCTGTTTGGGTCAATGGCAACTATTGGATCGCTTTATGCATCAGTTTTGTGACTAGGAATATCCAAGTGTTTGATTGTTCGggtaaaaaaagaatcaaagaagTGGAAGCTTTCACGCATCTTATTCCTCGGATTGTTAAGGCTGTTCAATCATTAACAGTACAGAAGCATCTCACAGTCTCTCCGTACACTGTTTCCTATGTACCTATGAGTGGACTTAACCGATGA